The Colletotrichum higginsianum IMI 349063 chromosome 2, whole genome shotgun sequence genome has a segment encoding these proteins:
- a CDS encoding Alpha glucoside transporter, with protein MSSSQGKKVVHDTIASDPDAKAAREYEEQHSYMQTVNKFRPAIKWSILFAITIVGEGYDLALMGNFFSLAQFQNLFGHSSGRGAAKEIPALWQSMILTSSQAGQVSAMYFAGLSMDKYGYRKTMMVSLGTVIVFLFVNFFATAVLPTRGYNAGLGMIAGGSFLLGMPWGSFQACVLAYASDISPLKLRPALTTFISMCWIFGQLFSTAAIKTVTTIQDNDVLAYRLPVALQWIWPIPILICVFLAPESPWWLIRQSRPDLARRSLNRLNKDAAYPVDGQVKVLELTNDQEKNYENESEITYLECFRGINLRRTMIVVTTNLTQQLCGSALMFYSAKLYQKAGMSSSKSYDFTLIQYAIGIICIVTSWPLMKYIGRRTIWLWGLGVAVVLMAGVGVLGFFNDAHVAIPWVIAVLLVIFTGVYNLSIGPLAYAINPEIPSTRQKAKTLVIGRVAYLIAGQFNMWLLPRMLEDVPNGWGLGPRAAMVYSGINAVFWGWAYFCLPEVRGRPQADMDELFKRNISARKFSQADIE; from the coding sequence ATGTCTTCTTCACAAGGGAAAAAAGTTGTGCACGATACTATTGCCTCGGATCCAGATGCAAAGGCCGCCAGAGAGTACGAGGAACAGCATTCCTACATGCAAACCGTCAACAAGTTCCGCCCTGCGATCAAGTGGTCCATCCTCTTCGCCATAACCATCGTCGGGGAGGGCTACGACCTCGCTCTCATGGGCAACTTCTTTTCCCTGGCCCAGTTCCAGAACCTCTTTGGCCACTCCTCGGgacgcggcgccgccaaagAGATACCCGCTCTCTGGCAATCCATGATCCTCACCAGCAGTCAGGCCGGGCAGGTCTCAGCCATGTACTTTGCTGGCTTGTCCATGGACAAATACGGCTACCGCAAGACCATGATGGTATCCCTGGGCACCGTTATAGTGTTTCTATTTGTCAACTTCTTCGCGACGGCGGTCTTGCCCACGCGAGGCTACAACGCTGGCCTCGGAATGATTGCTGGCGGCAGTTTTCTCCTGGGCATGCCGTGGGGGTCTTTCCAAGCCTGTGTGCTAGCCTACGCATCGGACATCTCCCCTCTGAAGCTCCGTCCGGCCCTCACGACGTTCATTTCCATGTGCTGGATCTTCGGCCAGCTCTTCTCCACAGCAGCGATCAAAACTGTGACGACCATCCAGGACAACGACGTTTTGGCGTATCGTCTGCCCGTCGCTCTTCAGTGGATTTGGCCTATACCCATTCTCATTTGCGTCTTCCTCGCTCCTGAGTCGCCCTGGTGGCTCATACGACAGTCCCGCCCCGACCTCGCGCGCCGCTCCCTCAACAGACTGAACAAAGATGCGGCATAtcccgtcgacggccaggtCAAGGTTCTCGAGCTCACCAATGACCAAGAGAAGAATTACGAGAACGAATCGGAGATCACCTACCTCGAATGCTTCCGCGGCATCAACCTCCGCCGCACCATGATCGTTGTGACGACGAACCTCACGCAACAACTCTGTGGATCGGCGCTCATGTTCTACTCAGCCAAGCTGTATCAGAAGGCCGGTATGAGCAGTTCCAAGTCGTACGACTTCACGCTGATACAGTACGCAATCGGTATTATCTGCATCGTCACATCTTGGCCCCTGATGAAGTACATTGGGCGCAGGACGATTTGGCTCTGGGGCCTGGGGGTTGCAGTTGTTCTCATGGCCGGTGTCGGTGTTCTGGGGTTCTTCAACGACGCGCACGTGGCAATTCCATGGGTCATTGCGGTTCTGCTTGTCATCTTCACCGGCGTTTACAACCTCTCAATCGGACCGCTCGCATACGCCATCAACCCTGAGATACCGTCGACTCGCCAGAAGGCCAAGACACTCGTCATCGGTCGTGTAGCGTacctcatcgccggccaGTTCAACATGTGGCTATTGCCGAGAATGCTGGAGGACGTTCCCAACGGATGGGGTCTTGGACCTCGCGCGGCAATGGTATACTCTGGCATCAATGCCGTATTCTGGGGTTGGGCATACTTTTGCCTGCCAGAGGTCCGAGGCAGGCCGCAGGCGGACATGGATGAATTGTTCAAGAGAAATATCTCCGCGCGCAAGTTTTCCCAAGCAGATATCGAGTAA
- a CDS encoding Leucine rich repeat protein produces the protein MDTAANRRSMLPTIQTTHHGDTLSTSKSPADLRSVSTPTLGGKRRSFLTKTFRKVSSSSSSTDLASMSEDASGGLHMKSKRVLHKNNNSGGSTSSSILNRLNRRASKDSSTSSHLSEETPNYLSPQPPPNPVRILKHGPLKTDSRLWKSRAEYVVLTDGHLIKFSSVEAARSNFAELAPPSARLKRSSTSSSLSQDGSHSDGRVEIPLCRIVNIFNEEGVSPHFGLDVWWSETSPVVSWACTKLFFGVPPERDDWMSEIRRATRESVGSSTVPKGLIASNVESAIYAIVAKEEPSCLGCPLDIFPVVQRTTLLSSKAENLETAKKSRDGSSYYLLLGQNKCYLVRVARTSVYKAPQDIDINAVVFGLTSLVRLKATMVPHEERFVLGFRYVFVLSDWGREHTANPQRSLPCENEKRLELASRWYREIVMTFMKADRAVKPAWPQHMQRDIFDIRGLTAQLLLPSGQDYGGLKRTLEAYCATFQCKAPEWTVNWKCERREHCPEFRLLPAKEPVGYSALQLLAVFKALRFNDYFKALSFRDVDFSPLCGLTDVPGWDESVADVNRDGLVIDSGHRDILKAAPLLSQEIHAVAFTSGSVRKIDLTNVLALRNIVGVSRARAGSKKEPEVVRPILLLLRTGSIPCDTLLVGGNPLTAAEVGDLVDVLHIPDLLRELDISRCNLDERSLEEIWDALPSQGYKMEALNTSRNIGHVDHMVVKNNLSHFACLRKLGIAGNCLSQFMDPIFFDETIMRWGLEELDLSNINLNDATLQVLGNYLQCPEANYLRRLDLNNCGMTGTQIAELFRSMGQGRVMTCSISGNYLETGTESLSTAIAYNFGPTSLFMDMIEFQNEENYIKIIKALSLNRTIRLLSLVGTSTPGQVSEVACMAVSDFFATNQSVQYLDFSGFSAKLDEGQLGLGFSRSLSGLAENTALRHLRIRNQKLNLNIGDLAHAIHLNQTLTTLDVQENNFNLSNLSHMVRSLDQNSSIQEFCPFSRAELNTAIKSSVQNVGMPTSQPSSARARRASKVLSKATFESFAMEMDKNSALMQNLKDEWSVKTAQIDHILERNRTLSLEKEMARMQWDPQDEGQEDWITLELGNVFGGLAVKAMKTRRKVMQPGYRGSVYFGANTPPLEPMEEFGAQAAPHHVTREEVMESPATEGASGSSGLPTPPEWAPAESPVKGYAIASSVPQSRDAPRIVDDNADEFDFSLLKHMIQHGFNLDDPTQTQSSDVGRKAGASVSTTRLP, from the exons ATGGATACCGCCGCGAACCGGCGTTCAATGCTGCCCACTATTCAGACGACACATCATGGGGACACGCTCAGTACGAGTAAAAGCCCGGCAGACCTACGGAGCGTCTCGACACCAACTTTAGGGGGTAAGAGGCGGAGCTTCTTGACAAAGACCTTCAGGAAggtcagcagcagctcctcgtccaccgATCTTGCGTCCATGTCCGAGGATGCATCTGGTGGCCTCCACATGAAGTCGAAACGAGTCCTCCACAAAAACAACAATTCTGGTGGCTCGACATCATCCTCCATTTTGAACCGCCTCAACCGCCGTGCCTCCAAGGACTCTTCCACCAGCTCCCACTTATCGGAGGAGACGCCAAACTATCTCAGCCCTCAACCGCCGCCGAATCCTGTCAGGATTCTCAAGCATGGACCGCTGAAGACCGACAGCCGCTTGTGGAAGTCCCGCGCCGAGTATGTCGTTTTGACTGACGGGCATCTCATCAAATTCAGCAGCGTCGAAGCAGCAAGATCAAACTTCGCCGAACTGGCACCTCCATCAGCACGCTTAAAAAGGTCATCAACATCGTCTTCTTTGAGTCAGGATGGTTCACATTCAGATGGCCGGGTCGAGATCCCCCTGTGCAGAATCGTCAACATCTTCAACGAAGAGGGCGTGAGTCCTCATTTTGGGCTGGATGTATGGTGGTCCGAGACTTCTCCAGTGGTGTCATGGGCTTGCACAAAACTATTCTTCGGTGTGCCCCCAGAGCGAGACGATTGGATGTCCGAGATTCGCCGTGCTACCCGTGAGTCTGTGGGCTCGTCCACCGTGCCAAAGGGTCTCATTGCCTCAAATGTTGAGTCCGCCATCTACGCCATTGTCGCGAAAGAAGAGCCATCGTGCCTCGGGTGCCCGCTGGACATCTTCCCGGTTGTCCAGCGCACCACTCTCTTGAGTTCCAAGGCAGAGAACCTCGAAACTGCAAAAAAGTCTCGTGATGGGTCATCGTATTAcctgctcctcggccagaACAAGTGCTATCTTGTTCGGGTGGCAAGGACTTCAGTCTACAAGGCACCCCAGGATATCGATATCAACGCTGTAGTCTTCGGTTTGACATCGCTGGTCCGCTTGAAGGCTACCATGGTCCCGCACGAGGAGCGGTTTGTTCTTGGATTCCGGTATGTGTTTGTACTTAGTGATTGGGGTCGCGAGCACACCGCTAACCCACAGAGGAGTTTACCCTGCGAAAACGAAAagcgcctcgagctcgctAGCCGTTGGTACAGAGAGATCGTTATGACCTTTATGAAGGCAGACCGTGCGGTGAAGCCGGCGTGGCCCCAGCACATGCAACGCGACATTTTTGACATCCGAGGCCTTACTGCTCAGCTCCTGCTTCCATCAGGCCAGGACTATGGCGGACTTAAGCGAACTCTCGAAGCATACTGCGCGACCTTCCAATGCAAGGCTCCCGAATGGACGGTGAATTGGAAATGTGAGCGCAGAGAACACTGCCCAGAGTTCCGCCTCCTTCCCGCCAAGGAACCTGTAGGATACTCGGCCCTTCAACTTTTGGCCGTTTTCAAGGCCCTCCGGTTCAACGACTACTTCAAGGCACTGTCTTTCCGCGACGTTGACTTTTCGCCCCTTTGCGGCTTGACTGATGTTCCAGGCTGGGACGAGTCTGTGGCAGATGTTAACCGGGATG GTCTCGTGATAGATAGTGGCCACCGCGATATCCTCAAAGCTGCGCCATTGCTCTCTCAAGAGATTCACGCTGTTGCCTTCACCTCCGGGTCGGTCAGGAAAATCGACTTGACCAACGTCCTGGCTTTGCGGAATATCGTCGGCGTTTCGCGTGCTCGAGCTGGTTCCAAGAAGGAGCCCGAGGTTGTTCGGCCGATTCTCTTGCTCCTCAGAACTGGCAGCATTCCTTGTGATACCCTGCTGGTCGGCGGAAACCCGCTGACCGCAGCAGAGGTTGGTGATCTGG TCGACGTTTTGCACATTCCCGATCTTCTAAGGGAACTGGACATATCCAGATGCAATCTTGATGAAAGAAGCTTGGAGGAAATCTGGGACGCCTTGCCATCTCAGGGATACAAGATGGAAGCACTCAACACCTCGCGCAATATCGGTCACGTCGACCACATGGTGGTCAAGAACAACCTGTCCCACTTTGCTTGCCTTCGAAAACTCGGTATCGCCGGCAATTGCCTAAGCCAGTTCATGGACCCCATCTTTTTTGATGAAACCATCATGAGGTGGGGCTTGGAAGAGCTGGATCTTTCAAACATCAAC CTGAATGATGCCACGCTGCAAGTTCTTGGCAATTATCTGCAGTGTCCCGAGGCCAACTACCTGCGCAGGCTGGATCTCAACAACTGCGGGATGACGGGCACCCAAATCGCTGAGCTATTCCGCAGTATGGGCCAGGGGAGAGTGATGACGTGCTCCATCAGCGGCAACTATCTCGAGACTGGTACAGAATCACTGTCAACTGCCATCGCCTACAACTTCGGGCCAACATCATTGTTCATGGATATGATTGAATTCCAGAACGAGGAGAACTACATCAAGATCATCAAGGCATTGTCCCTCAACCGAACCATCCGACTGCTCAGTCTGGTCGGGACCTCGACTCCTGGGCAGGTCAGCGAAGTCGCTTGCATGGCCGTGTCTGACTTCTTCGCCACGAATCAGTCCGTTCAGTACCTGGACTTCTCTGGCTTCTCTGCCAAACTCGACGAGGGACAGCTAGGTCTAGGCTTCTCGCGCTCTCTTTCCGGACTCGCCGAGAACACAGCGCTGCGCCATCTACGAATTCGCAACCAAAAGCTGAACCTGAATATTGGTGACCTGGCGCACGCCATCCATCTCAACCAGACTCTTACAACTTTGGATGTGCAGGAAAACAACTTTAACCTGTCGAATTTGTCGCACATGGTTCGATCTCTCGACCAGAACAGCTCCATCCAGGAATTCTGCCCCTTTTCCCGCGCCGAGCTCAATACGGCCATCAAATCTAGTGTCCAAAACGTGGGTATGCCCACTAGCCAACCGTCCTctgctcgagctcgccgagcatCCAAGGTTCTTTCAAAAGCCACGTTCGAGAGTTTCGCAATGGAAATGGACAAAAACAGTGCTCTCATGCAAAACCTAAAGGACGAGTGGAGTGTCAAAACAGCTCAAATTGATCACATCCTCGAGAGAAATCGGACACTGTCCCTCGAGAAAGAAATGGCTCGCATGCAGTGGGACCCCCAGGACGAAGGCCAGGAGGATTGGATCACTCTCGAGCTCGGCAACGTCTTCGGCGGGCTCGCTGTCAAGGCCATGAAGACTCGGCGTAAAGTCATGCAGCCGGGCTACCGTGGAAGCGTGTACTTCGGTGCCAACACTCCTCCTTTGGAGCCTATGGAAGAGTTCGGTGCTCAGGCGGCTCCGCACCATGTCACCCGAGAGGAAGTTATGGAAAGTCCTGCAACGGAGGGCGCCAGTGGCTCTTCCGGGCTTCCGACGCCTCCCGAGTGGGCACCGGCCGAGAGCCCTGTGAAAGGGTACGCCATCGCCTCAAGCGTCCCTCAGTCTCGCGATGCTCCTCGCATCGTGGACGACAACGCTGATGAATTTGATTTTTCTCTTTTGAAACACATGATCCAACACGGATTCAACCTCGACGATCCGACGCAGACACAGTCCAGTGACGTCGGCAGGAAAGCCGGGGCCTCAGTGTCGACCACGAGACTTCCGTAA
- a CDS encoding GPI ethanolamine phosphate transferase, which produces MPQQKATRAKAPPAADYKAIAEQYAKAKRQKAIEDASRSPEEIQTEKERAMLLEKQREVFESRRKDAYERRWWWTVGFWAWMLCLHAVGIAFFTSGFLLTRLVLDDKSNCTAPPIELSSSWKGQGTVQGGCWHPKSFNKAVVVVVDALRYDFTVPVDDQAPFHNALPFLHETAVKSPEHAFLRPFIADPPTTTLQRLKGLTTGTLPTFIDAGSNFAGTAIKEDNLLMQLKDAGKRIAHLGDDTWWSLFPGYFEANVSRAYDSFNVWDLHTVDNGVIDHIFPLLEQEQKGKWDVLIGHLLGVDHAGHRYGPNHVAMREKLQQMDTFIRDLVAQIDDDTLLVVMGDHGMDAKGDHGGESDDEVEAALWMYSKRPFFGRTKPEFKEPPAMAKVRPVNQIDLVPTLALLLGIPIPYNNLGSPIEEAFTGKKGKAWDNLAAVSRMTAAGIQRYQDSYFAARGIDQSKSATAGHVSHLWRKAERSWQWKSWQDSHGFFNLFQEETLRICKDLWARFDVPKMVTGIVVMAVGVVTLLVYVSRDADEDFAVLDDLELDLAEKKLELQGVQGDAATSYKTLHKKVFLTAILGAVPGAAAGAGYSIFTGPEDLVYAFAGAAITSAIGVLVSLYGFGKTFWNLMPNNIWGWLAVVFTLSQSLGFASNSYTIWEDSILLFFITTFGVANVFAAFSVPTRKERTLAIYHSVLFVVLGRLASFSKLCREEQMPYCTSTYYASATSSTSATWQLAIPFAVALILPSIIKSFLLPTRSWEGLAPAWIGYVYRIGLFMSATYWVLDAADNGEWFTSLPDKTLKTAAVYLAQIILALVFVAGTTAFVWAPPLVSILTTPTKTGTTQITVLGYGNTNGARYLLLPMNIVGACILLSKPMGGGALALLFWQIMSLAEILDLNSLTNEAIGPVMLGVLGNFGYFKTGHQAVLSSIQWDSAFIPLFSIRYPWSPIVVALNTFGGQIVAVAAVPLIVLWKVGPKRKGILENVSRALGIFVAYFAVESLSTMAWAGWLRRHLMLYRVFSPRFMMAATLLLFVDLIGLAITLIGVRSNTMAVSEVFGWVE; this is translated from the coding sequence ATGCCACAACAGAAAGCCACCCGagcgaaggcgccgccggcagccGACTACAAGGCAATCGCCGAGCAGTACGCAAAAGCGAAGCGTCAGAAGGCGATTGAGGATGCCAGCAGGTCGCCCGAGGAGATACAGACCGAGAAGGAAAGGGCAATGCTGCTCGAAAAGCAGCGTGAGGTCTTCGAGTCTCGGCGCAAGGATGCGTACGAGCgcaggtggtggtggacCGTCGGGTTCTGGGCCTGGATGTTGTGTCTGCACGCCGTTGGCATTGCCTTCTTTACCAGCGGGTTCCTTTTGACACGTCTGGTTCTCGACGACAAGTCCAACTGCACGGCGCCGCCAATCGAGCTCTCGTCAAGCTGGAAAGGCCAGGGCACGGTCCAGGGGGGTTGCTGGCATCCCAAATCCTTCAACAAGGCAgtggttgtcgttgtcgacgCCTTGCGGTACGACTTCACCGTTCCCGTTGACGACCAGGCCCCGTTCCATAACGCGCTTCCCTTCTTGCACGAGACCGCCGTCAAGTCACCGGAGCACGCCTTCCTGCGCCCCTTCATAGCCGAccccccgacgacgacgctccAGCGGTTGAAGGGCCTGACTACGGGAACCCTGCCGACCTTCATCGATGCCGGCAGCAACTTTGCCGGCACGGCCATCAAGGAGGATAACTTGCTTATGCAGCTGAAGGACGCCGGGAAGCGCATTGCCCACCTCGGTGACGATACTTGGTGGTCTCTATTCCCCGGATACTTCGAAGCCAACGTAAGCCGCGCATACGATAGCTTCAACGTCTGGGATCTGCACACGGTGGACAATGGTGTTATCGATCACATCTTCCCACTCCTCGAGCAGGAGCAGAAGGGCAAATGGGACGTACTCATTGGACATCTGCTTGGTGTCGACCACGCCGGACACCGATACGGCCCGAACCATGTGGCAATGAGAGAAAAGCTTCAACAGATGGACACTTTCATCCGTGATCTTGTGGCTCAAATTGATGATGACACTCTTTTGGTCGTCATGGGAGACCACGGCATGGACGCCAAGGGCGACCACGGCGGAgagagcgacgacgaggtcgaggcagCTCTGTGGATGTACTCCAAGCGCCCGTTTTTCGGTCGGACGAAACCCGAGTTCAAGGAGCCGCCCGCGATGGCCAAGGTTAGGCCAGTCAATCAGATCGATCTCGTCCCGACTCTGGCATTGCTACTAGGGATTCCCATCCCTTACAACAACCTCGGAAGCCCCATCGAGGAAGCTTTCACtggcaagaagggcaaggccTGGGACAACCTTGCAGCCGTGTCGCGTATGACAGCCGCCGGTATCCAGCGATACCAAGACTCGTACTTTGCCGCTCGCGGTATTGACCAGTCCAAGAGCGCCACCGCTGGCCACGTATCGCATCTCTGGAGGAAGGCCGAACGGTCGTGGCAGTGGAAGTCATGGCAAGACTCTCACGGCTTCTTCAACTTATTCCAAGAGGAGACGCTGCGCATTTGCAAGGATCTGTGGGCCCGTTTCGACGTGCCCAAGATGGTGACGGGCATTGTAGTCatggccgttggcgtcgTCACGTTGCTTGTCTATGTCTCCCGCGATGCGGACGAGGACTTTGCCGTTCTCGAtgacctcgagctcgacctggcggagaagaagttGGAACTTCAGGGCGTTCAGGGCGATGCTGCCACTTCGTACAAAACTCTCCATAAGAAGGTGTTCCTCACAGCCATTCTCGGTGCCGTCCCCGGAGCAGCAGCTGGAGCTGGATACTCCATCTTTACTGGACCTGAGGATCTTGTCTATGCCTTCGCTGGCGCCGCCATTACCAGCGCGATCGGGGTCCTGGTTTCGTTGTACGGCTTCGGTAAGACCTTTTGGAATCTTATGCCGAACAACATCTGGGGTTGGCTTGCTGTCGTCTTCACGCTCAGCCAGTCTCTTGGGTTCGCCTCAAACTCGTACACCATCTGGGAGGACTCGATTCTCCTTTTTTTCATCACGACCTTCGGCGTGGCCAACGTCTTTGCCGCATTCTCCGTACCAACAAGGAAGGAGCGCACCCTCGCAATCTACCACTCGGTTCTCTTTGTCGTTCTTGGTAGATTGGCATCATTCTCGAAGCTCTGCCGCGAGGAGCAGATGCCCTACTGCACGTCTACCTACTATGCTTCGGCTACTTCCTCGACCTCTGCCACGTGGCAACTGGCTATCCCCTTTGCCGTCGCCCTCATATTGCCTTCTATCATCAAGTCGTTCCTCTTGCCCACCCGCTCCTGGGAGGGACTTGCACCGGCGTGGATTGGATACGTCTACCGCATCGGTCTCTTCATGTCGGCCACCTACTGGGTCCTCGATGCCGCAGATAACGGCGAGTGGTTTACAAGCCTACCGGACAAGACTCTCAAGACTGCTGCAGTCTACCTGGCGCAGATCATTCTCGCCTTGGTTTTTGTCGCCGGAACCACGGCGTTCGTATGGGCGCCACCGTTGGTGTCCATCCTGACGACACCGACCAAGACGGGAACCACCCAGATCACGGTTTTGGGCTACGGCAATACGAACGGGGCGAGATATCTGCTCCTGCCAATGAACATCGTGGGAGCTTGCATTCTCCTCTCGAAGCCTATGGGAGGCGGTGCGTTGGCCCTCTTATTCTGGCAGATCATGTCACTCGCTGAGATCCTCGATCTTAACTCCCTGACGAACGAGGCTATTGGACCCGTCATGCTTGGAGTCCTTGGCAACTTTGGCTACTTCAAGACGGGCCACCAGGCTGTTCTTAGTAGCATTCAATGGGACAGCGCCTTCATTCCGCTCTTCTCGATCCGGTACCCGTGGAGTCCCATTGTCGTGGCTCTCAACACATTTGGCGGTCAGATCGTCGCGGTTGCGGCTGTCCCGCTCATTGTGCTCTGGAAGGTTGGTCCCAAAAGAAAGGGAATCCTCGAGAACGTCAGCAGAGCGCTGGGCATTTTCGTGGCTTACTTTGCTGTCGAGTCGCTTTCGACCATGGCTTGGGCAGGGTGGCTGAGGCGACACCTCATGCTGTACCGGGTATTTAGCCCCCGCttcatgatggcggcgacccTGCTCTTGTTTGTGGATTTAATCGGCCTCGCTATTACACTGATTGGCGTAAGATCCAACACAATGGCTGTGAGTGAGGTGTTTGGCTGGGTTGAATAG
- a CDS encoding NADH-cytochrome b5 reductase — translation MADTLASRKYFDSIYIPAGLIILGCAITKREWVPYAVLLSLALGAYKYNSMQIKKVLKPDAFQEFELKEKTIISHNVAMQSILGLPIGQHISIGANCPQPDGTTKEIVRSYTPISGDHQPGYFDLLIKSYPTGNISKYLASMKVGQLLKVKGPKGAFVYTPNMVRHFGMIAGGTGITPMLQIIRAVIRGRPTGDKTEIDLIFANVTPQDILLKEDLDTLAKEDSGFRVHYVLDKPPAGWTGGVGYVTADMITDLLPKPADDVKLLLCGPPPMVSGLKKTAESLGFKKARPVSKLEDQVFAF, via the exons atggccgacACTCTCGCTTCCCGCAAGTACTTTGACAGTATTTACATCCCCGCCGGTCTGATCATTCTGGGATGCGCCATCACCAAGCGCGAATGGGTCCCGTACGCTGTCCTTTTGTCGCTGGCGCTGGGTGCCTACAAGTACAACTCGATGC AAATCAAGAAGGTTCTCAAGCCCGATGCTTTCCAAGAGTTCGAGCTTAAGGAAAAGACCATCATCTCTCACAATGTCGCCATGCAA agcatcctcggcctcccTATCGGCCAGCACATCTCTATCGGCGCGAACTGCCCCCAGCCCGATGGCACCACTAAGGAGATCGTGCGCTCCTACACTCCAATTTCTGGCGACCACCAGCCTGGCTACTTTGACCTCTTGATCAAGTCCTACCCCACCGGCAACATCTCCAAGTACCTAGCATCGATGAAGGTCGGCCAGTTGCTCAAGGTCAAGGGTCCCAAGGGCGCCTTCGTTTACACACCGAACATGGTCCGTCACTTTGGTATGATTGCTGGCGGCACTGGCATTACTCCCATGCTTCAGATCATCCGTGCCGTCATCCGCGGCCGCCCAACCGGTGACAAGACCGAGATCGATCTCATCTTCGCCAACGTTACGCCTCAGGACATACTGCTGAAGGAGGATCTCGACACCCTTGCCAAGGAGGACAGCGGCTTCCGTGTGCACTACGTCCTGGACAAGCCACCTGCTGGCTGGACTGGCGGCGTTGGTTACGTCACCGCCGACATGATCACC GATCTGCTCCCCAAACCCGCTGACGATGTCAAGCTTCTGCTTTGCGGTCCCCCGCCGATGGTCAGTGGCCTCAAGAAAACCGCCGAGAGCCTCGGATTCAAGAAGGCCCGCCCTGTGAGCAAGCTTGAGGACCAGGTCTTTGCTTTCTAA
- a CDS encoding Pre-mRNA-splicing factor SPP2 — translation MSDGSKIPRIAISFGGSSSSKPNKKPSRLDPPSSLGKRSRTNALKNNFDSDSDGEHDGGRGRHEAITELGGENKEKETPRALVIEKQGNRDWKSELRGRRGGKNLLPAEVQAQQRHQQNAAQQQTDREPADADKQIQWGLSVKRRKTSDEAATDHVENVTGGQTMEENGSQEKEKVPRTADEDAMDALLGKKRHEEEDIVIQATEQDAYLSDIKHVGEDSTLADYDAIPDGEFGAALLRGMGWDGKMRGPKKKQPTERRQNQLGLGAKKLEGTEDLGQWNQGGKKKSSRPRLDEYRRGEEKKRSERRERRGESYRDERDRERERDRDRDGHGHGHRDRDRDRERDYYSSRHRSGDSRR, via the coding sequence ATGTCAGACGGCTCCAAGATTCCACGGATAGCGATCAGCTTCGGGGGCTCTTCGAGCTCAAAACCCAACAAGAAACCTTCCCGCCTCGACCCGCCATCATCGTTAGGCAAGCGGTCACGGACAAACGCGCTGAAAAACAATTtcgactcggactcggacggcGAGCACGATGGCGGTCGCGGACGGCACGAAGCAATCACAGAACTTGGTGGCGAAAacaaagagaaagagacgcCCCGCGCACTCGTGATTGAGAAACAGGGGAACCGCGACTGGAAGTCGGAACTGCGTGGGCGCAGAGGCGGCAAGAACCTGCTGCCTGCTGAGGTGCAGGCGCAGCAGCGACACCAGCAGAATGCCGCGCAACAACAGACCGATCGAGAACCCGCCGACGCGGATAAACAGATTCAATGGGGCTTGAGTGTCAAGAGGCGCAAGACGAGCGACGAGGCTGCGACAGATCATGTCGAGAATGTGACAGGGGGACAAACCATGGAGGAGAACGGTTCacaggagaaggagaaggttCCACGGACCGCGGATGAAGATGCTATGGACGCCTTGTTGGGGAAGAAGCGTcacgaggaagaggacaTTGTTATTCAGGCGACGGAGCAGGACGCCTACCTGTCTGACATCAAGCACGTGGGTGAGGACTCGACGCTTGCAGACTACGATGCGATACCAGACGGCGAGTTTGGCGCTGCACTTCTGCGCGGCATGGGCTGGGACGGCAAGATGCGCgggcccaagaagaagcagccgACGGAGCGGCGGCAGAACCAGCTCGGTCTCGGGGCTAAGAAGCTCGAGGGTACGGAGGACTTGGGACAGTGGAACCAAGgcggaaagaagaagagtaGCAGGCCGAGACTGGATGAGTATCGTCGCGGCGAGGAGAAAAAGCGGAGCGAGCGCAGGGagcggaggggggagagtTATCGGGATGAGAGGGACCGTGAGCGCGAACGGGATAGAGATagggatgggcatgggcatggACACCGTGACAGGGACAGGGACAGAGAGCGGGACTACTACAGCTCGAGGCATCGGAGCGGTGACTCGAGACGCTGA